From the genome of Phyllostomus discolor isolate MPI-MPIP mPhyDis1 chromosome 12, mPhyDis1.pri.v3, whole genome shotgun sequence, one region includes:
- the BICRA gene encoding BRD4-interacting chromatin-remodeling complex-associated protein isoform X1: MDDEDGRCLLDVICDPQALNDFLHGSEKLDSDDLLDNPAEAQSAFYEGPGLHVQEASGNHLNPEPSQPAPSVDLDFLEDDILGSPSAGGGGAGSGGSDQPCDILQQSLQEANITEQTLEAEAELDLGAFQLPTLQPADGGAGPAGAGGAAAVAPGPQALFPSGTDLLGLQAPPTVLTHQALVPPQDVVNKALSVQPFLQPVGLGNVTLQPIPGLQGLPNGSPGSAAAATLGLAPIQVVGQPVMALNPPTSQLLTKQVPVSGYLASAAGPSEPVTLASAGVSPQGAGLVIQKNLSAAVATTLNGNSVFGGTGAATAAGAPSGQQLAVAPGLGASPLVPAPNVILHRTPTPIQPKPAGVLPPKLYQLTPKPFAPAGTTLTIQGEAGGLPQQPKAPQNLTFMAAGKAGQNVVLSGFPAPALQANVFKQPPATTTGAAPPQPPGALSKPMSVHLLNQGSSIVIPAQHMLPGQNQFLLPGASAVQLPQSLSALPANVGGQILAAAAAPHAGGQLIANPILTNQNLAGPLSLGPVLAPHSGAHSAAHILSAAPIQVGQPTLFQMPVSLAAGSLPTQSQPAPTGPTATTVLQGVTLPPSAVAMLNTPEGLVQPATPAAAGEAAPVLTVQTAPQAPPTVSTPLPLGLQQPQAPQQPPTQAPAPQAANPPQATTPQPSPVLASSPEKIVLPPSAAATAILTQDSLQMFLPQERSQQPLSAESPHLSVPASVIVSAPAPAQDPAPSTPAAHGAGLGPQAPDGQASPAPAPQIPAAAPLKGPGPSSSPSLPHQAPLGDSPHLPSPHPTRPPSRPPSRPHSRPPSQPQSLSRPPSEPTLHPCPPSQAPPTLPGIFVIQNQLGVPAPASTPVPTAPGPPQPPLRPPSQPPEGPLPPAPHLPPASTSSVVASTETSARLPAPTPPDFQLQFPPSQGPHKSPTPPAALHLVSEPTAPPPPPPRTFQMVTTPFPALPQQKALLDRFHQVPSGIILQSKAGGPPAAPQTSASLGPLTSPTASVLVSGPAPSGTPTAPSHPPAPAPVATAGLPPLLPAESKAFASNLPGLSVAKATVSGPGKSSGLQQYESKLSGLKKPPPLQPSKEACFLEHLHKHQGSVLHPDYKTAFPSFEDALYRLLPYHVYQGALPSPNDYHKVDEEFETVSTQLLKRTQAMLNKYRLLLLEESRRVSPSAEMVMIDRMFIQEEKTTLALDKQLAKEKPDEYMSSSRSLGLPVTASSEGHRLPSQAPPSAVSGAPAQPPLHLPTKLVIRHGGAGGSPSVTWARASSCLSSSSSSSSAASSLDADEDGPMPSRSRPPIKTYEARSRIGLKLKIKQEAGLSKVVHNTALDPVHQPPPPPPAALKAAEPPPRPPPPPQTTGQMNGTVDHPPPATTDHKPPAPAPHCPRLPLRKTYRENVEALGSGAAEGAVTGRARGNSPAPLPTKVDEATSGLIRELAAVEDELYQRMLKGAPPEATASAGQGGGSRDPTWEAPPLPPTKRRKSESPDVDQASFSSDSPQDDTLTEHLQSAIDSILNLQQAPGRTATTPYPHAPPAAVTPASLSPLHRPEAYPPSSHNGGLGARTLNR, translated from the exons ATGGATGATGAGGATGGGAGATGCTTACTGGACGTGATTTG tgACCCTCAGGCCCTCAACGACTTCCTGCATGGATCCGAGAAG CTCGACAGCGACGACCTCCTGGATAACCCCGCGGAGGCCCAAAGTGCCTTCTATGAAGGTCCTGGG CTCCACGTGCAAGAAGCTTCTGGCAACCACTTGAACCCagagcccagccagccagcccccagcgtggacctagacttcctggaagatgACATCCTGGGCTCCCCCTCAGCTGGGGGGGGCGGCGCGGGCAGCGGGGGCTCAGACCAGCCCTGTGACATCCTCCAGCAGAGCCTCCAAGAGGCCAACATCACCGAGCAGACGCTTGAAGCCGAAGCTGAGCTGGACCTGGGTGCCTTCCAGCTGCCCACCCTGCAGCCCGCGGATGGCGGGGCGGGCCCGGCCGGTGCTGGAGGGGCTGCCGCCgtggccccggggccccaggcccTGTTCCCCAGCGGCACAGACCTTCTAGgactccaggccccgcccaccgtgCTAACGCACCAGGCCCTGGTGCCGCCCCAGGACGTGGTCAACAAGGCACTGAGCGTCCAACCCTTCCTGCAGCCCGTGGGCCTGGGCAATGTGACCCTGCAGCCCATCCCGGGCCTCCAGGGCCTGCCCAACGGCAGCCCCGGGAGCGCCGCAGCAGCCACCCTCGGGCTAGCCCCCATCCAGGTGGTGGGCCAGCCAGTCATGGCACTCAACCCACCCACTTCCCAGCTCCTGACCAAGCAGGTGCCTGTCAGCGGCTACCTGGCCTCGGCGGCGGGCCCCTCGGAACCAGTGACCTTGGCGTCAGCCGGCGTGTCACCCCAGGGGGCCGGCCTGGTCATCCAGAAGAACCTCTCAGCCGCCGTGGCCACCACACTCAATGGGAACTCAGTGTTTGGAGGCACGGGAGCCGCCACCGCCGCCGGTGCGCCCTCGGGTCAGCAGCTGGCCGTGGCGCCGGGCCTTGGCGCCTCGCCGCTGGTGCCAGCGCCCAATGTGATCCTGCACCGTACGCCCACGCCCATCCAGCCCAAGCCAGCCGGGGTGCTGCCCCCCAAGCTCTACCAGCTGACACCCAAGCCTTTCGCCCCCGCGGGCACCACGCTTACCATCCAGGGTGAGGCGGGGGGGCTCCCGCAGCAGCCTAAGGCCCCGCAGAACCTGACTTTTATGGCGGCAGGCAAAGCCGGCCAGAATGTGGTGCTGTCGGGCTTCCCGGCGCCCGCCCTGCAGGCGAACGTGTTCAAGCAGCCCCCTGCCACCACCACGGGGGCGGCCCCGCCACAGCCGCCAGGCGCCCTCAGCAAGCCCATGAGTGTCCACCTCCTGAACCAGGGCAGCAGCATCGTCATCCCCGCCCAGCACATGCTGCCCGGCCAGAACCAGTTCCTGCTGCCCGGTGCGTCCGCCGTCCAGCTGCCCCAGTCGCTCTCGGCCCTGCCGGCCAACGTGGGCGGGCAGATTCTGGCGGCCGCTGCCGCCCCCCATGCGGGCGGCCAGCTCATCGCCAACCCCATCCTCACCAACCAGAACCTGGCGGGCCCGCTGAGCCTAGGCCCCGTGCTGGCCCCCCACTCCGGGGCCCACAGCGCCGCCCACATCCTCTCCGCGGCCCCCATCCAGGTGGGCCAGCCGACCCTCTTCCAGATGCCGGTGTCCCTGGCCGCGGGCAGCCTGCCCACGCAGAGCCAGCCGGCCCCCACCGGTCCCACTGCCACCACTGTCCTCCAGGGGGTCACTCTGCCCCCTAGCGCCGTGGCCATGCTCAACACCCCCGAAGGTCTGGTGCAGCCAGCCACCCCCGCTGCCGCTGGGGAGGCCGCACCTGTGCTCACGGTGCAGACAGCCCCCCAGGCGCCCCCCACGGTCAGCACCCCGTTGCCTTTGGGCCTCCAGCAGCCACAGGCACCGCAGCAGCCCCCCACACAGGCCCCTGCGCCCCAGGCTGCCAACCCGCCTCAGGccaccaccccccagcccagcccggtcCTGGCGTCCAGCCCGGAGAAGATCGTGCTGCCCCCCTCTGCCGCCGCCACGGCCATCCTCACTCAGGACTCCCTGCAGATGTTCCTGCCCCAG GAGAGGAGCCAGCAGCCCCTCTCTGCCGAGAGCCCCCACCTCTCCGTGCCTGCCTCAGTCATAGTCAGCGCCCCGGCTCCCGCCCAAGACCCAGCCCCGAGCACCCCCGCCGCCCACGGAGCTGGCCTCGGCCCTCAGGCCCCAGACGGCCAGGCCTCCCCGGCGCCAGCCCCCCAG ATCCCAGCAGCGGCTCCACTGAagggcccaggcccctcctcatCCCCTTCACTACCTCACCAGGCCCCTCTGGGAGATAGCCCTCACCTGCCGTCCCCACACCCCACCCGGCCCCCTTCACGCCCACCCTCCCGCCCCCATTCCCGTccgccctcccagccccagagccTGTCCCGTCCACCCTCAGAGCCTACTCTGCACCCTTGTCccccatcccaggccccccccactCTGCCTGGCATCTTCGTCATCCAGAACCAGCTGGGCGTCCCCGCACCTGCCAGCAcccctgtccccactgccccaggcccaccccagccccccctgcgacccccttcccagcccccggAGGGgccgctgcccccagccccccacctccctcctgcctccacctcctCCGTCGTGGCCTCCACCGAGACATCCGCCAGGCTGCCAGCCCCCACGCCACCAGACTTCCAGCTCCAGTTCCCGCCCAGCCAAGGGCCCCACAAGTCCCCCACGCCCCCTGCAGCCCTCCATCTGGTCTCCGAGCCCACAGCACCCCCCCCACCGCCTCCTCGGACCTTCCAGATGGTGACCACCCCCTTCCCGGCACTGCCCCAGCAGAAGGCTCTTCTGGACAGATTTCACCAG GTGCCGTCCGGAATCATTCTCCAGAGCAAGGCCGGGGGACCCCCCGCCGCCCCACAGACCTCTGCCAGCCTGGGGCCCCTCACCAGCCCCACTGCCTCGGTGCTGGTCAGCGGGCCGGCCCCGTCCGGgacccccaccgcccccagccaccccccTGCCCCGGCACCCGTGGCCACTGCAG gcctccctcctctgcttcctgccGAGAGCAAAGCTTTTGCCAGCAACCTCCCAGGCCTGAGTGTGGCCAAGGCCACTGTGTCTGGGCCAGGGAAGTCCTCCGGGCTGCAG CAGTATGAGAGCAAGTTGAGTGGCCTGAAGAAACCACCCCCACTTCAGCCCAGCAAAGAAGCCTG tttCCTGGAGCATTTGCACAAACATCAGGGCTCCGTCCTGCACCCGGACTACAAGACGGCCTTCCCCTCCTTCGAGGATGCCCTGTATCGCCTCCTGCCCTACCACGTCTACCAgggtgccctcccctcccccaacgaCTACCACAAAG TGGACGAGGAGTTTGAGACCGTCTCCACGCAGCTGCTGAAACGCACCCAGGCCATGCTCAACAAATACCGCCTCCTGCTCCTGGAGGAGTCCCGG AGGGTGAGCCCCTCGGCGGAGATGGTGATGATCGACCGAATGTTCATTCAGGAGGAGAAGACCACCCTCGCCTTGGACAAACAGCTGGCCAAGGAGAAGCCTG atgagtaCATGTCTTCCTCCCggtccctgggcctccctgtcACAGCCTCTTCTGAGGGACATCGGCTTCCCAGCCAGGCACCACCCTCCGCGGTGTCCGGGGCGCCTGCCCAACCCCCCCTGCACCTGCCCACCAAACTGGTGATCCGGCATGGCGGGGCCGGCGGCTCCCCGTCAGTGACCTGGGCCCGCGCATCTTCCTGCCTGTCCTCCTCGTCGTCCTCCTCCTCCGCCGCCTCCTCCCTGGATGCCGATGAGGACGGCCCCATGCCCTCCCGTAGCCGCCCACCCATAAAGACCTACGAGGCCCGGAGCCGCATCGGCCTCAAGCTCAAGATCAAGCAGGAAGCTGGGCTCAGCAAGGTCGTGCACAACACAGCCCTGGATCCGGTGCAccagcccccgccgccgccccccgctGCCCTCAAGGCGGCAgagcccccgccccggcccccgccgcCACCCCAGACCACCGGCCAGATGAACGGCACCGTGGACCACCCGCCGCCCGCCACCACGGACCACAAGccgccagccccggccccgcACTGCCCCCGCCTGCCCCTGCGGAAGACGTACCGCGAGAACGTGGAAGCCCTGGGCAGCGGGGCGGCCGAGGGGGCCGTGACGGGCAGGGCCCGGGGCAATAGTCCAGCGCCGCTGCCCACCAAAGTGGACGAAGCCACCAGCGGGCTGATCCGAGAGCTGGCTGCGGTGGAGGACGAACTGTACCAGCGCATGCTGAAGGGGGCCCCGCCCGAGGCCACGGCCAGTGCGGGGCAGGGCGGCGGCAGCAGGGACCCCACCTGGGAGGCGCCCCCGCTGCCGCCCACCAAGCGGCGCAAGTCCGAGTCGCCGGACGTGGACCAGGCCAGCTTCTCCAGCGACAGCCCGCAGGACGACACGCTCACCGAGCACCTGCAGAGCGCCATCGACAGCATCCTGAACCTCCAGCAGGCCCCCGGCCGGACAGCCACAACCCCGTACCCCCACGCGCCCCCGGCGGCCGTCACGCCTGCCTCCCTGTCACCCCTGCACAGGCCGGAGGCCTACCCCCCCTCCAGCCACAACGGCGGCCTCGGTGCCAGGACGTTGAACAGATAA